One segment of Desulfonauticus submarinus DNA contains the following:
- the rbfA gene encoding 30S ribosome-binding factor RbfA: MNQKSFKKLRLAEEIKESLSKTIIEEANDESFIGITITGVKLSSDLRKAIILYTYFKGKSETINHKLNKAKGFFRSCLAKKIRTKYIPELEFIWDEYLETMFYER; this comes from the coding sequence ATGAATCAAAAATCATTTAAAAAACTACGCTTAGCTGAAGAAATAAAAGAAAGTTTATCTAAAACTATAATAGAAGAAGCCAATGACGAATCCTTTATTGGTATAACGATTACAGGAGTGAAACTAAGTTCAGATTTAAGAAAAGCCATTATTTTATACACCTATTTTAAAGGAAAAAGCGAAACTATTAATCATAAATTAAATAAGGCTAAAGGATTCTTTCGTTCTTGTTTAGCCAAGAAAATAAGAACAAAATATATTCCAGAATTAGAATTTATCTGGGACGAATATCTGGA
- a CDS encoding DUF503 domain-containing protein, with the protein MLIGVLKIKFKLHAVFSLKEKRKIAQSLKQKIKNKYNIAIAEVNHQDSLDFLEFGIVTISNKMNQIESILKKVQNYIEAMSSEEIIEIHTDFFGY; encoded by the coding sequence ATGCTAATAGGAGTTTTAAAAATAAAATTTAAGCTACATGCTGTTTTCTCTTTAAAAGAAAAGAGAAAAATTGCTCAAAGTTTAAAACAAAAAATAAAAAATAAATATAATATAGCAATAGCAGAGGTTAATCATCAAGATAGTCTAGATTTTTTAGAATTTGGTATTGTAACTATTAGCAATAAAATGAATCAAATAGAATCAATTTTAAAGAAAGTACAAAATTATATTGAAGCAATGAGTTCAGAAGAAATTATTGAAATACATACAGACTTTTTTGGATATTAA